A window of the Trichoderma asperellum chromosome 6, complete sequence genome harbors these coding sequences:
- a CDS encoding uncharacterized protein (EggNog:ENOG41) yields MSNADSNMATAAPTNEGSASDQGSAFDNRVWPEEWKDGAENNVDHFFAHVRRREAYWDSLGVPCRRAAPDGSNKVLPRRFVSLQNQDPNIKVNTEYVTLTRESLASQPGSPSNQPKYSTVYRMYAPTPPFDIENNYRDRRTVERPVDVVSYDNPAADTARYLELANDFVSASMTKNWRPGHLIGDNGSDPATISQSPSFAPASRWNETSERRSATSTGHILQYRRPPGVPLGWGGYDEFTYWQSCGRRVTKDMVKKEEWSTSPLAPITIVKESGEFVETVTLPVKQEDLPPQPKKPVPLYDLLNSGTSQKRKALTKDDSGTSTWADIYKGN; encoded by the exons ATGTCCAACGCTGATTCCAACATGGCCACTGCAGCCCCCACAAATGAAGGCAGCGCATCTGATCAAGGCAGCGCATTTGACAACCGAGTCTGGCCCGAGGAGTGGAAAGACGGTGCCGAGAACAACGTGGACCATTTTTTTGCCCACGTACGTAGACGAGAGGCGTACTGGGACTCACTCGGTGTACCATGCCGTCGAGCCGCTCCAGATGGGTCAAACAAGGTACTTCCCCGCCGATTCGTAAGTCTACAAAACCAAGACCCCAACATCAAGGTCAATACCGAATATGTCACTTTGACCCGAGAATCCCTTGCCAGCCAACCCGGATCCCCCTCCAACCAACCCAAATACTCAACCGTCTACAGAATG TACGCTCCAACCCCTCCTTTCGACATTGAGAATAACTACCGAGATCGCCGAACTGTTGAACGCCCAGTGGATGTTGTGTCCTACGATAACCCGGCTGCAGATACAGCTCGTTACCTCGAGCTCGCCAATGACTTTGTTAGCGCTAGTATGACCAAGAACTGGCGTCCTGGCCATTTGATCGGCGACAATGGATCAGATCCTGCAACAATAAGCCAGTCACCGTCGTTCGCGCCTGCCAGCCGCTGGAATGAGACATCTGAGCGTCGTTCAGCCACGTCGACTGGACACATCTTGCAATATCGGCGACCACCTGGCGTCCCTCTTGGCTGGGGTGGTTATGATGAATTTACCTACTGGCAATCATGCGGCCGGCGAGTCACCAAAGATAtggtaaaaaaagaagaatggtCAACGTCTCCATTGGCGCCGATCACAATTGTCAAAGAGTCAGGCGAATTTGTAGAGACCGTTACTCTACCAGTCAAACAGGAAGATCTCCCCCCACAACCCAAGAAACCTGTCCCGCTGTATGACCTGCTCAACTCAGGAACTTCTCAGAAGCGGAAGGCGCTAACCAAAGATGACTCAGGAACCTCAACCTGGGCCGACATCTATAAAGGCAATTGA